One part of the Pseudomonas sp. MYb118 genome encodes these proteins:
- a CDS encoding 2OG-Fe(II) oxygenase, producing MMLDVERLDETCIKKLANEEVLAIRVKRFLAPPLARQIGDKILEPGFEGYINAPSIGRIGMAFYEAENQPLLIEDYFERATENIAELRNRCAPYSSPVDTLRCMLDESWPAGAHLENLYGRKMYVGLSRVVKPGVCFLAHHDIFAKDAPDSYQAHSLDAQFACNVYLNMPSEGGALQMWDHDISPDQFDDMRGDSYGIDPALLGEPTLEVRPEPGDFIMFNSRRMHAVTPGVAHPRLSLSFFVGYRGNASPLTFWS from the coding sequence ATGATGCTTGATGTCGAGCGTCTCGATGAGACGTGCATAAAAAAACTCGCCAACGAAGAAGTGCTCGCCATTCGCGTCAAGCGCTTCCTGGCGCCGCCACTGGCTCGTCAGATCGGCGACAAGATTCTTGAGCCCGGCTTTGAAGGCTATATCAACGCGCCGAGTATCGGTCGTATCGGCATGGCTTTTTATGAGGCGGAAAATCAGCCACTGCTGATCGAGGATTACTTCGAGCGCGCCACCGAAAACATCGCGGAACTGCGCAATCGCTGCGCGCCGTATTCGTCGCCGGTCGACACCCTGCGCTGCATGCTCGACGAATCCTGGCCGGCCGGCGCCCACCTGGAAAACCTCTACGGCCGCAAGATGTACGTCGGGCTGTCCCGGGTAGTGAAACCCGGCGTGTGCTTCCTGGCCCATCACGACATTTTTGCCAAGGACGCCCCGGACAGCTACCAGGCGCACAGCCTCGATGCGCAATTCGCCTGCAACGTGTACCTGAACATGCCCAGCGAAGGCGGCGCATTGCAGATGTGGGACCACGACATTTCCCCGGACCAGTTCGACGACATGCGCGGCGACAGTTACGGCATCGACCCGGCGTTGCTGGGCGAGCCGACCCTCGAGGTACGTCCCGAGCCGGGCGATTTCATCATGTTCAATTCGCGGCGCATGCACGCAGTGACACCCGGCGTAGCGCATCCGCGCCTGAGCCTTTCCTTCTTTGTCGGCTATCGCGGCAATGCTTCCCCCCTGACGTTCTGGAGTTGA